From the genome of Lawsonella clevelandensis, one region includes:
- a CDS encoding tRNA (adenine-N1)-methyltransferase gives MRSQGPFAEGDRVQLTDSKSRHITLTLQAGGRYHTHQGFIAHDDIIGQPEGSSIGSSAGGSYLALRHLLVDYTLSMPRGAAVVYPKDAAQILMEGDIFPGARVLEAGAGSGSLTCSLLRATGPTGHVYSYEIRGDHMEVAEQNVVEFYGEHPNWWTLQQGDLAEVTQEDIPDGVDRIVLDMLSPEACLPAVKDLINPGGVLICYVTTVTQLSRFIETLREQQCWTEPRAWESFVREWHVVDLAVRPEHRMQAHTAFLISTRRLADGTKPLPPRRKARRS, from the coding sequence ATGCGTTCTCAGGGCCCTTTCGCTGAAGGTGACCGCGTACAACTGACCGACTCAAAGAGTCGGCACATCACCCTCACCCTCCAAGCGGGCGGACGTTACCACACCCACCAAGGGTTTATTGCCCATGATGACATTATTGGTCAGCCCGAGGGATCCTCGATCGGATCCTCCGCTGGTGGTAGCTACTTGGCGCTGCGCCATCTTCTTGTCGATTACACCCTCTCGATGCCGCGTGGAGCAGCAGTCGTCTATCCCAAAGATGCTGCCCAGATCTTAATGGAAGGGGATATTTTCCCCGGCGCCAGAGTCCTCGAAGCAGGTGCTGGATCTGGTTCACTAACCTGTTCATTGCTGCGGGCAACTGGCCCTACCGGACACGTCTACTCTTACGAGATCCGTGGCGACCATATGGAGGTAGCTGAACAGAACGTCGTCGAGTTTTATGGCGAGCACCCGAACTGGTGGACACTCCAGCAGGGAGATCTAGCTGAGGTCACCCAAGAAGACATTCCGGACGGTGTTGATCGCATCGTTCTCGACATGCTTAGCCCTGAGGCATGTCTTCCCGCGGTAAAGGATCTCATCAATCCCGGTGGTGTCCTTATTTGTTATGTGACGACGGTGACGCAGCTGTCACGTTTCATCGAAACACTTCGCGAACAGCAGTGCTGGACTGAACCCCGAGCATGGGAAAGCTTTGTGCGGGAGTGGCACGTAGTGGATCTTGCCGTACGCCCTGAGCATCGGATGCAAGCGCATACCGCCTTCCTCATCTCCACACGACGACTTGCGGATGGCACAAAACCTCTTCCCCCTCGGCGAAAAGCACGGCGCTCCTAA
- a CDS encoding RecB family exonuclease: MTNERTQDEASGEASQFPKPTASKPLALSASRANDFRQCPLLYRFRAIDRLPEPTTEAQFKGTIVHAVFEKLFDLPPSERVPDAAIALLPETFEALHTEQEPAVVPVGEKRRFLNDCAALVFNYYRVEDPRKFDPTGREQYIHAVLPDATPVRGFMDRLDIAPTGEVRIVDYKTGKKPLPRYSGSVIFQMRLYSLMYWRVHSTVPDQMKLIYLKTGETMVSRPSTADLLNTEREVVRLWNDIRQCGATGDFVPRTSKLCSWCAFQQYCPEFGGKLPDYPGWPGESHN; the protein is encoded by the coding sequence ATGACGAACGAACGGACCCAGGATGAAGCTTCGGGGGAAGCCTCTCAATTTCCTAAGCCTACTGCATCTAAGCCTCTGGCCTTATCTGCCTCTCGCGCTAACGACTTCCGCCAGTGCCCTCTCCTGTACCGCTTCCGTGCTATTGATCGACTTCCTGAGCCCACCACCGAAGCGCAATTTAAAGGCACTATAGTACATGCCGTGTTCGAGAAGCTTTTTGATCTTCCACCCTCTGAGCGGGTTCCCGATGCTGCTATTGCGCTGCTTCCGGAGACTTTTGAAGCGCTCCATACAGAGCAAGAACCGGCAGTAGTCCCTGTCGGGGAGAAGCGTCGATTCCTGAACGACTGTGCCGCCTTGGTCTTCAACTACTATCGCGTCGAGGATCCCCGTAAGTTTGACCCTACCGGTCGCGAACAATACATCCATGCAGTGCTGCCAGATGCCACGCCGGTGCGAGGATTCATGGATCGATTAGATATCGCACCAACGGGCGAAGTACGGATAGTCGACTACAAGACTGGGAAGAAGCCACTCCCCCGTTATTCCGGGTCAGTCATTTTCCAGATGCGTCTTTATAGTCTGATGTATTGGCGCGTGCATAGCACTGTGCCCGACCAGATGAAACTCATCTACCTGAAAACAGGCGAGACTATGGTAAGTCGCCCGTCTACGGCTGATCTCCTCAACACTGAGCGTGAAGTCGTACGTCTTTGGAACGATATTAGACAGTGTGGAGCGACCGGCGACTTCGTTCCACGCACGTCAAAGCTCTGCAGCTGGTGTGCGTTTCAACAGTACTGCCCGGAATTCGGCGGAAAGCTACCAGACTATCCTGGTTGGCCTGGGGAATCCCATAACTAA